The Nitrospira sp. genome contains a region encoding:
- a CDS encoding DUF3842 family protein, with protein MRVCVIDGRGGGLGRLLVAGLHGSLGRSHNIVALGTNAVAAQAMKEAGASCVGVGSQAIAQTVPTVDVIVATLNFVLPGAMLGEVTSDIAQAILSSKAKKVLLPVNRAHMEIVGSEDHTLDVLISRSLSRVCSLVGVSRPS; from the coding sequence ATGCGTGTCTGTGTCATCGATGGGCGTGGCGGAGGACTTGGGCGGTTGTTGGTGGCCGGTTTGCACGGTTCCTTGGGAAGAAGCCACAACATCGTGGCACTGGGAACCAATGCCGTGGCAGCCCAAGCGATGAAAGAGGCCGGCGCATCCTGTGTGGGGGTTGGATCACAAGCCATCGCGCAAACTGTGCCGACTGTCGATGTGATCGTCGCAACGTTGAATTTTGTTCTACCTGGGGCGATGCTCGGTGAAGTGACCTCCGATATCGCGCAGGCTATTCTCAGTTCCAAGGCCAAGAAGGTCTTGTTGCCGGTGAATCGCGCGCACATGGAGATTGTAGGGTCGGAGGATCATACGCTTGATGTGCTGATTTCGCGATCTCTCTCAAGGGTTTGCTCCTTGGTTGGTGTGTCTCGGCCATCCTAG
- the nikR gene encoding nickel-responsive transcriptional regulator NikR: MKKLVRFGVSLDHHLLDAFDRHIQRRKYTNRSEALRDLIRDNLVGQEWDENRETVGTITFVYDHHVRDLTSKLTDIQHDHHGRILSGMHVHLDHDHCLEVLVVKGKGSEIRKIADALVSVKGVKHGKLTMTTTGRGLV; encoded by the coding sequence ATGAAAAAACTGGTTCGTTTCGGCGTATCGCTCGATCATCATTTGTTGGACGCCTTCGATCGCCACATTCAACGTCGGAAGTATACCAACCGATCGGAAGCGTTGCGGGATTTGATCCGTGACAACTTGGTCGGCCAGGAATGGGATGAGAATAGGGAAACGGTCGGAACCATCACCTTTGTGTATGACCATCATGTGCGGGACTTGACGAGCAAATTGACCGACATCCAGCATGACCATCACGGACGAATATTGTCCGGCATGCATGTACATCTCGACCATGACCATTGCCTGGAAGTGTTGGTGGTCAAGGGGAAAGGTTCTGAAATAAGAAAGATCGCCGATGCGCTGGTGAGCGTCAAAGGCGTGAAGCACGGCAAGTTGACCATGACCACGACCGGCAGAGGGCTGGTTTAG
- a CDS encoding cupin domain-containing protein, whose protein sequence is MTEARLPEELEEQAMLDALGILDPVDRLAFTERLPGESPLLSQAVAAYRAATDALVSVVPPVTPPATLRERLVNQVATEAAREVEQFELTADTLALGSVPLKPRDSLRERLMSRIEGQSEIRLDLKVSTPGLVETSVSAGGGWVGEGRAGVPKDSVGSPSRQFAHAWHHLLVTSYTSLRLCWKAFSNLLRTMLIRSGTSRLSRTKIGFQQSGKGLTFIKAAEGVWRELAPGVTAKVLSFDMASRRTTALLRFAPGTSYAPHRHTEAEELYVLEGGCSIAGREMTAGDYQHAEAGTEHYDTSTDEGCLLLVVSSPQNEILQ, encoded by the coding sequence GTGACCGAGGCTAGGTTGCCGGAAGAATTGGAAGAGCAGGCCATGCTCGATGCGCTTGGGATCTTGGATCCTGTGGATCGTCTGGCTTTTACGGAAAGACTACCAGGAGAATCACCTCTCCTCAGCCAAGCCGTCGCGGCCTATCGAGCGGCAACGGATGCCTTGGTCTCAGTCGTACCTCCTGTCACGCCTCCGGCGACCCTACGCGAACGCCTCGTCAATCAGGTTGCCACGGAAGCCGCTCGGGAAGTCGAACAGTTTGAGTTGACGGCCGACACGTTGGCGTTGGGGTCCGTTCCCTTAAAGCCTCGGGATTCTTTGCGAGAACGGCTCATGTCCCGCATCGAAGGGCAATCGGAGATCCGACTTGATCTCAAGGTCTCAACGCCTGGCCTGGTGGAAACGTCTGTTTCGGCAGGCGGAGGATGGGTAGGTGAAGGTCGGGCAGGTGTTCCTAAAGACAGTGTGGGTTCACCGTCTCGCCAGTTTGCGCATGCGTGGCACCACCTTCTCGTGACTTCATACACGTCGCTGCGGCTTTGCTGGAAGGCTTTTTCGAACCTCTTACGGACTATGCTGATTCGTTCCGGGACCTCCAGATTATCGAGAACCAAGATCGGTTTTCAGCAGTCTGGGAAGGGACTCACCTTTATCAAGGCGGCGGAGGGAGTTTGGCGAGAGCTGGCACCAGGAGTGACGGCCAAGGTGCTCTCCTTCGATATGGCTTCCCGAAGAACCACCGCGCTCCTACGTTTTGCGCCGGGCACCAGCTATGCGCCGCATCGTCACACTGAGGCAGAGGAACTCTATGTGTTGGAAGGCGGGTGCTCCATCGCCGGTCGTGAGATGACGGCCGGGGACTATCAACACGCCGAAGCCGGTACGGAGCATTATGACACCTCCACCGACGAGGGTTGTCTACTGCTGGTTGTTTCCTCTCCTCAAAACGAGATCTTGCAATAG
- a CDS encoding sigma-70 family RNA polymerase sigma factor, which yields MLIMSSETAKQIQDQELAQLIALTAQGDQSALATFYDRTSPQVFGLVVKILNNREAAEEVTLDVYTQVWRQAHTYDRTRGAPGAWLMMVARTRAIDRFRAGAVEHGRVESLDAVEFFASDDETPEQDVEGQERRRYVQQALALLNEEQRQAIALAYFYGLSQSEIAEKLQLPLGTVKTRIRLGMIKLREALAPYETGLVS from the coding sequence ATGTTGATCATGTCCTCGGAGACGGCCAAGCAGATTCAAGACCAAGAGTTGGCGCAACTGATTGCCCTGACGGCACAAGGTGATCAGTCGGCGCTTGCCACGTTTTACGATCGTACGAGCCCTCAGGTTTTCGGGCTGGTCGTCAAAATTCTCAACAATCGCGAAGCAGCAGAAGAAGTCACCTTGGACGTCTACACCCAGGTATGGCGTCAGGCCCATACCTATGACCGAACACGAGGGGCGCCGGGAGCTTGGTTGATGATGGTGGCCAGAACGAGGGCGATCGATCGTTTCCGCGCCGGGGCGGTCGAGCATGGGCGCGTCGAGTCACTGGACGCGGTCGAGTTCTTTGCCAGCGACGACGAAACGCCGGAGCAGGACGTGGAAGGACAAGAACGGCGGCGGTATGTTCAACAGGCATTGGCTCTCCTGAACGAAGAGCAGCGGCAAGCCATTGCCCTCGCGTATTTCTATGGCTTAAGCCAGAGTGAGATTGCGGAAAAGCTGCAGCTTCCTCTGGGGACCGTGAAGACGAGAATTCGGTTGGGTATGATCAAATTGCGCGAAGCGCTCGCACCTTATGAGACGGGGTTAGTATCGTGA
- a CDS encoding DUF4331 domain-containing protein translates to MLARIRSLTLTILALCMTTPVFAASHREAPLISNDPTADITDFYFFRSWQDPDNAILIMNVIPGQEPGSGPNYFNFADDVLYEIHVDNNRNNIAANIVYQVRFKTEIRQPGNVFPLSYVALPPITALAGGGSEGLLLRQSYTVTEQRYGQPPRDLGTGPMFAVPSNVGPRTMPKYEELAAKGIYPLKNGGRVFAGQRDETFYIDLGGTFDTLNLHISPILSDAHDANDAILVGAPGSGTADTFSGFNVNTIALEVPIEELMGPNDNKLIGAYASTSRPKVTVLRKDGDRQNSARFVQVARMGNPLVNELIIATNMKDKWNATDAEDENDFVSFYCNSALATALNAVFGTGFPTMNREDLVNALLRYAPGPAVCGSGKTNEALADFLRVDLNVPPTPATGQKRLGPLAHDQSGNATPDRAGWPNGRRPNDDVTDVALRVVAGILTNPGVPNLGDGVNFNVGAVGSNKTANGIATAFPFLPTPFDGRDRRHIDPGEAQ, encoded by the coding sequence ATGCTCGCTCGAATTCGATCACTTACCCTGACGATACTGGCACTGTGTATGACGACGCCGGTCTTTGCGGCAAGTCATCGCGAAGCTCCGCTGATCTCAAATGACCCGACGGCGGATATCACCGATTTCTATTTCTTTCGCAGCTGGCAGGACCCCGACAACGCGATCCTGATCATGAATGTGATTCCCGGTCAGGAACCGGGATCGGGTCCGAATTATTTCAACTTCGCGGACGACGTGCTGTACGAAATCCATGTCGACAACAATAGGAACAACATCGCCGCGAACATCGTCTATCAAGTTCGATTCAAAACGGAAATCCGCCAACCGGGAAACGTCTTCCCATTGTCGTATGTGGCGTTGCCCCCTATCACGGCCCTTGCCGGTGGTGGCTCAGAAGGACTGCTCCTTCGCCAAAGTTATACGGTCACCGAGCAACGCTATGGCCAACCGCCGCGCGATCTCGGCACTGGTCCCATGTTCGCCGTGCCGTCCAACGTCGGCCCACGCACGATGCCGAAATACGAAGAGCTGGCAGCCAAGGGTATTTATCCTTTGAAGAACGGCGGGCGAGTCTTCGCGGGACAGCGGGATGAGACCTTCTACATTGACTTGGGAGGGACATTCGACACGTTGAATCTCCATATCTCGCCGATTCTTTCCGATGCTCACGATGCCAACGACGCCATCCTCGTTGGAGCACCGGGCTCCGGCACCGCCGATACGTTCAGCGGTTTCAATGTCAACACAATCGCATTGGAAGTCCCCATTGAAGAGCTGATGGGCCCTAACGATAACAAACTGATCGGGGCCTATGCCTCAACCAGCCGTCCCAAGGTGACCGTGCTCAGGAAAGACGGCGACCGTCAGAACAGCGCTCGCTTCGTCCAAGTGGCGCGTATGGGCAATCCCCTCGTCAACGAGTTGATCATCGCGACGAACATGAAAGATAAGTGGAACGCCACAGATGCAGAAGACGAGAATGACTTCGTTTCGTTTTACTGCAACTCAGCGCTGGCCACGGCGCTCAATGCCGTGTTCGGCACCGGCTTCCCGACGATGAATCGTGAAGATCTCGTGAACGCCTTGCTCCGGTATGCGCCGGGGCCAGCGGTATGCGGCTCCGGGAAGACCAATGAAGCGCTTGCCGATTTCCTTCGGGTCGACTTGAACGTTCCGCCGACTCCGGCCACGGGTCAGAAACGCCTCGGCCCTCTCGCGCATGACCAGAGCGGCAATGCGACACCGGACAGAGCCGGCTGGCCGAACGGCCGAAGGCCGAACGATGACGTCACGGATGTGGCGTTGCGGGTGGTGGCCGGAATCCTCACGAACCCCGGTGTTCCAAATCTCGGGGATGGTGTGAATTTCAACGTCGGGGCAGTCGGAAGCAACAAGACTGCGAACGGCATCGCCACGGCGTTTCCCTTCCTTCCCACGCCGTTCGACGGGCGGGATCGCCGGCATATCGATCCAGGAGAGGCGCAGTAA